Below is a window of Flavobacterium sp. CFS9 DNA.
AGGACGTCTTAAGGTGGTCCAGAAAAGAAGTCCTCGTTCCAGCCCTGTCTTTCATCCTGTGGAAGGAATGATGCACGTCGCCGAGCGGAATACGGAAAAGCAGCTGAAAAACAAGGGTTATCCTGCGTATCCCGATCTTTCCGTGCGATACAACTCCAGAGGCGTAAAGCGCATAGATAAGTTCAATTAGCGCGTTTTTGGAATCCGTCCAGAAAATTTCTTTGGAAAATTCCGCGCCTCCCGCAAAAGAATCCGGAGATACTACTGGATGTATCTTCGTGGTAAGGTAATTATAGATAAGCTCATTTGCGATAATCCTCGCAATCTTATTGTCATAATAGGTGGAGAACCTGTGGTCGATCTCGAAAACATAACTGTTCAGTCCATCGCTGTAATTGATCTTTCCCCGCAAAAAATATTCATCATCCCGGTCATTTCTCCCGGACTTGTAGTAACGGTAGAAATGTGTGCTGAAGATGCATTCCTTGAACTGCGCTTTAAGCTGCTGGAGATGGC
It encodes the following:
- a CDS encoding RteC domain-containing protein, which translates into the protein MNSLHSIISQISIKEEKLSCQTAHLIDEAHQMTLYLKEVLQTARQHVLEKGFEDEAEEIDFFRNIKPLILGKLMFYNKVFRIETICPVREGQVHQKFFMSHLQQLKAQFKECIFSTHFYRYYKSGRNDRDDEYFLRGKINYSDGLNSYVFEIDHRFSTYYDNKIARIIANELIYNYLTTKIHPVVSPDSFAGGAEFSKEIFWTDSKNALIELIYALYASGVVSHGKIGIRRITLVFQLLFRIPLGDVHHSFHRMKDRAGTRTSFLDHLKTSLEQYMDKEL